Proteins encoded by one window of Methanobacterium sp.:
- a CDS encoding tRNA-binding protein, with product MWDTSNDYRLLVAEKSVDLFLRTIEGANLKGRWNKRKVVDNAKDMIPELQSLYYSYVEPADLAQMPQIDSLKEKANQIIEFLGGESWYRDFLDLANKDEKSKLEEAIAKIRFFLNIILNIDKRLALGPIDDPVIAIDLKVGEIVSVGGHPKADNLLVCNVNIKERAITVVTNDLTVKEANMVAIAMLPPTSFMGITSEGMFLGAGDGILKDVQGEIGEMPKRIPLEALNE from the coding sequence ATGTGGGATACAAGCAATGATTATCGGTTATTAGTGGCCGAAAAATCAGTAGATCTATTTTTAAGGACAATAGAAGGAGCTAATTTAAAGGGAAGATGGAATAAAAGAAAAGTAGTTGATAATGCTAAAGATATGATTCCAGAACTCCAGTCATTATATTATTCTTATGTAGAACCTGCTGATTTGGCCCAGATGCCTCAGATTGATTCTTTAAAAGAAAAAGCTAACCAGATAATTGAATTTTTAGGTGGGGAAAGCTGGTACAGGGATTTCCTTGATCTGGCCAATAAAGATGAAAAAAGCAAATTAGAAGAAGCTATTGCTAAAATAAGGTTCTTTTTGAACATAATTTTAAATATAGACAAACGATTAGCCCTTGGACCTATAGATGATCCAGTAATAGCAATTGATCTTAAAGTTGGAGAAATTGTAAGTGTTGGAGGACATCCAAAAGCAGATAATCTGCTTGTTTGTAATGTAAATATTAAAGAAAGAGCTATAACGGTTGTAACAAATGATTTAACAGTTAAAGAAGCAAATATGGTAGCAATTGCCATGCTTCCTCCTACAAGTTTCATGGGAATTACCAGTGAAGGAATGTTTCTGGGTGCGGGGGATGGAATATTAAAGGATGTTCAGGGAGAAATCGGCGAAATGCCCAAGAGAATTCCTTTAGAAGCACTTAACGAG